TTCCTCTTCGTGCGGGCGGCCTTGGTTTACCTGATCTACACGGCCTTGCTGGGCACCCTCTTCTACCTCTTTCCCGGCCTTCAGGGGCCTTTTCGCTCCTCCCATGTGCACGCAGGGCTCGTGGGCTTCTTCCTGCAGATGGTGATGGGGGTGGCCTACTGGATGATGCCCAGGCCCGGGGGCCTGAGGCAGGATCGCCTCGAGGGGCTCACCTTCGTTCTTCTCAATGCCGGCCTGCTCCTAAGGCTCGTCCTCGAGCCCCTCTACCTCCTGGGCCAGGAGGGCCTGCGCCCTTGGCTTGGGCTTTCCGGTGGGCTTCAGCTTCTGGCCACCTTGGTCTTCGCCTTCGCCATGCATAGGCGGGTGGTCACGGGGGATATGCTGAGGAAAATGCGGGAGGAAAGGGAAAGGAGGGGAGGATGAAGCAGGTGTCCTCACGGCCTGAGGAAGCCCTTGTTCTGGATCTTCCGCCCTTGCCCGAGGAGGTCTTTGCCGACCTTCTCGCCTTTGGCGGGCTTGGGGAGGAGGAGAAGAGGGCCATGCGCCTGGATGCGGAAAGGCTCCTTGAGGAAGCGGCTTCCTTTGTGGCTGGGGTTTACGACCACCTAAGCCGCCACCCCGGCACCGCCCGGGCCCTGGGCTGGGAGGGAAGGGTGCCGGAGGAGGAGCTTTACACAAGGCGGGCCTTTTTCTCCGCCTGGCTGGCCCGCACCATCGGGGTGGACACCTCGGCGGAGTTCGCCCGGGAGGTGTACCGGGCGGGGCTCTGGCACGGGGGCTTGGGCCCCAAGGGGGCCTTGATCCCCCCTGAGTACGTGGGGCTTTCCTTCGCCCAGGTGGGGCGGTATGTGGCGGAGAGGGTGCGGGACGTGCGCCCCTGGCTCGTCTACCTTTCCGCCCAGGAGGAGGTGATGCGGAAGGGGTTTGACGCCGCCCTTGCCCTTAGGGAGGGGAAGGTGGCGGTGCGCTTTCAGGCCTTGGGCCTGGCCCACCCCGCCTTGCCCAGGCCCCTCGCCTTGCGGGCGGGAAGCGTGGAGGAAGCTCTCTTCAAGGCTTTTGCCGTGAACCCTGCCCTAAGGGACCTCGCCCTCGAGGTCCTGGCCGCCGAGGAGGAGGTGGGGCTTTGGCTGGAGCCCAAGACCCTCTGGCGGCTCAGGCCCCGCTGGACGGTGCTTCTCAACGGCCGGGATGTGCGCTACCTCGAGGGCCTGGCTACCCCTTTGCGGGAAGGGGACCTCCTCACCCTTCTGCCCCCGGGCCGCTGACCGCCCAGGGGGTGGCCATGACCTGGATCATGGCTAATCCCGGGCAGCAGGCTCAGGATTAAGGCGATGCTGGCCACGGCCTATAACCGCGTGATTCCCTTTGCCATCCCCGCCGGATTCCTCTTCCTGGGAGAAGCCTTTTTCCTGGCGGCAAGCCTCCTATTTGCCCTCCATCCCGAGGCCTTTGCCGTTCCCCGGCACCCTTTGGGCTTGGCCGGGGCCCACCTCTTCCTCCTGGGCTTCGGGGTGGGGGTGCTCCTTGGGGCCATGCACCAGCTTCTGCCGGTGGTCCTGGAGACTTCCCTTTACCGCCCGGAGTGGGGGTATCCGGTGATGGTCCTTTGGAGCCTGGGGGTAGTCCTCCTGGCCTCGGGCTTCGCCTGGGTTCCTTCCCTTGTGCCCTGGGGTGGGGGCTTGGTCCTGGTTGCCCTTCTTTTCTTCGCTTACCACGCCTACCTCACCTTCCGCCAGGCTCCCCGCTGGAACCGGGTGGCCACCGCCCTGGCCTGGGTGGTCTTCTACCTGGTCCTCACCCCCTTTCTAGGGCTTTTGCAGGCTCTTTCCCAGCGCTATGGTTTTTACGACCCGGAAAGGCTCACCTGGCACCTCCTTGCGGGCTTGGGCGGGGTTTTCCTCCTCGCCATCCTGGGCGTGGGCTACAAGCTCCTTTCCATGTTCACCCTCACCCACGGGGTGGACGAGCGGGTTTTGGGGCTTCTCCTCTTTGCGGCCAACCTCGGGCTTCTGGGTTTGGCCATGGGGGAGAGGTTGGGCTATCTCCTCCTTCTTCTTTCCTACGCCCTGGCCCTCTACGACACCTGGCGCATCCTTAAAAACCGCATGAAAAAAGCCCTGGATATCGGGGTGCGGCACTACCTCCTTGGCCTCTTCTTCCTGGGCCTGGCCCTCTTGGTCCTGCCCTTTAACCCCGTCTGGGCGGCTCTTTGGTTTGCCTTGGGCTTCGTGGGGCTGGTGGTGACGGGGATGCTTTACAAGATCCTGCCCTTTCTGGTCTGGACCCACCGGTATGCCCCAAGGGCAGGGAAGGAAAAGGTGCCTCTGTTGAAGGAGATGCTTCCGGAGGGTGCGGGGTATGGGGCTGGGGCCCTGTTGGCCCTAGGGGCCTTCCTTTTTCCCCTCTTTCCCGGGGCGGGCTGGGTCTACCTCTTGGGGGTTTTCCCCCATGTTTATGCCCTTTGGGAGGTGATGCGGCGATGAACCCTTTGGAGGAACAGGCATGGAACCTCTTGCGGACGGTTTATGACCCAGAGCTGGGCCTGGATGTGGTCAACCTGGGGCTTGTCTACGAGCTAAAGGTGGAACCCCCCAGGGCCTACGTGCGCATGACCCTCACCACCCCGGGCTGCCCCCTGCACGACAGCATGGGGGAGGCGGTGCGCCAGGCCTTGAGCCGCATCCCGGGCGTAGAGGCGGTGGAGGTGGAACTCACCTTTGACCCCCCTTGGACCCCTGCCCGGCTTTCCGAGGAGGCCAGGAGGCTTCTGGGCTGGATCTAGGGAAGAGGAGGTTCCTCCCCAGCTACCAGCCGCAGGAAGGCTTCCACCACCTCGGGATCAAACTGCTTTCCGGCTTGCTCCTGGATGTAGGCTAAGGCCTTCTCCCGGGGCCAGGCCTTCCGGTAGGGGCGGTCGGAGGTAAGGGCGTCGTACACGTCCACCACGGCGAAGATGCGGGCGGAAAGGGGAATCTCCAGGCCCTTTAGCCCCCTGGGATAGCCGGAGCCATCCCAGCGCTCGTGGTGGCAGTAGGGGATCTCCAGGGCCTTCTTGAGGAAGGGGATGCCGGAAAGCCACTCGTAGGCGTAGACGGGGTGCTTCTTCATAACGGCCCACTCCTCCTCGGTGAGGGGGCCAGGCTTTAGAAGGATGCTGTCGGGGATGCCGATTTTGCCCACATCGTGGAGGATGGCCCCACGCCGGATGTGCTCCAGATCTTCCTCCGGTACCCCCAAGGCCCGGGCCAGGCGCAGGGTGAGCTCCGTGACCCGTTCGGTGTGGCCCGCGGTTTCCTGGTCCCTTAGCTCCACCGCCTTGGCCCAGCCCCATAGGGTGAGGTCGTAGGCGGCCTCCAGCTCCCGCTGGCTTTTCAAAAGCTCCTGGAAGGTGAGGGCGTTGTCCAGGGCCACGGCTCCCTGGCCGATCAGGGCTTCCAGGAACTCCTCCTCCTCGGGGGAAAGATCCCAGGGCCTCCGGGTAAAAACAGCCAGGACGCCAAGGAGCCGTCCTTTGGCGAAGAGGGGGTAGGCCTTTTCCGCCACCAACCCTTCCCTCAGGGTGAACTGGGCGTCGGCCCCAGGGTCTTGGGTCAGGTCGGGGACGAAGACGGTCTCGCCGGAAAGGGCCGCTTGCCCGATATGCCCCTGGCCCAGGAGAAGGCGGTGCGGAACGCCTTTCATGGGGGTGTAGAACCCCCTAAGGCCCCGTAGCTCCAGGGTTTTTTCCCGGGGGTTATAGAGGAAGAGGGCCGCGGCATCCAGGGGAAGGCGCATCACCTGGTTGAAGAAGACCTCCAGGGTGGGGTCCAGGTCCAAGGAGGCTGCGATGGCCTGGTCCACGGCCCTCAAGGCTTCCAGCTGCTCCACCCGCCGGGCCAGCTTGCGCCGTAGGCTGGCCCGACGCACGGCGTTGCCTATGGCCTCGGCCAGGAGAAGGACCCGTTCCACCTCGGCGGGGGTGGGGGTGCGGGGATGGGGCCAGGCCACGGTGAGGGCTCCCACGGATTCTTTTCCCGCCAGGAGGGGGGCCACCACCCCGCTCCATCCTTCCGGGACCAAGGGCTGGACCCCGGGGTGTACCCGGGGATCGTGCTTTAGGTCCTGGCTCACCACCACCTCTCCCCGGAAGGCCCGGGCCACCAGGCCCTCTTCGGCAAGGGTATCCGGGGTGGGGATCTCCTTGAGCCAGCCCCGGCTTGCGGCTTCCTCCAGGCGGCATGTGTCGGCATCGTAGAGGAGGATGCTCCCCACCGGGGCTTCCAGGGACTTAAGGGTGGCCTCTAGGGCGGCCTCCATCATCTCCTTTAGGTCCTCGCTTTGCCGGAGGGCCACGCTCACCTGGGCGAAGGCCTCGAGGGCCAGCTCCCGTTCCTTGGCCTCCGTGATGTCCAGGCCCACCCCCATGATGGCGGGCTTGCCGCCAATTTCCACCCGGGCAGCGGAGTAGTCCAGCCAGCGCACCTCCCCTTCTTTGGTGAGGATGCGGAAGGTGTAGCGGCTTGGGGGGTTTTCCCCGCGGAGGCGGGCGAGGCCCCGCTCCCGCACCAGGTTGCGGTCTGCGGGGTGGACGAATTCCCAGATGGGGCGGCTTGCGAGTTCCTCCCGGGTGTAACCGGTGAGGCGAACGGCTTCCTCGTTGGCGAAGGTGAGGCGCTCCTCCTGCCACATGAGGATGAGAGCGGGGGCGGTTTCCGCCAAGGTGCGGAAGAGGGCCTCGGATTCCCTTAGGGCTCGTTCCCGGGCCTTTTCTTCGGTGACATCCTGCGTGTATCCGGTGAGGTGTCGGGCTTCTTCGTCGTAGTACAGACTATGCTTGAGCCAGCGCCACTGGCTCGGGTCGTTTGGATCCAGGAAGAAGCGGAAGGTTACCTCCTGCACGGTGCCCGGCTGGGCAATGGCCCTGTGGAAGGCTTCCGCTAGAAGGTCCAGGTCCTCAGGGTGGACATGCTTTAAGTAAAGCCCCGGATCTCGCAGAAGCGCTTCCAAGCCATAACCAGAGCGTGCAGCTTGGGGCCCAAGGTAGAGAATAGGGGCGCGAAGGGGGTCCTCGCCCGGCGTTACGAGGATCTGCCAGGGAACGCCGGGCAGGGTTTCCAAGAGGTCCCTGAAGAGGTGGTACTGGGCTTCCAGGTCCTTTTTGAGCCGGACCTCCTCGGTTTCGTCCCGGATGTTCAGGACAATGCCCTGGACCGCAGGGTCATTTAGGAGGTTTCTCCCCCAGACCCGTACGTACCGTACCCCACCCTGGTGGTCCAAGATGCGAAGGCTGTATTCTTGGGTGGTCCCGGGGTGGCGGACGAGGTCTTCCAAGGCTGCCTCGGCGTAGAGGCGGTCCTCGGGGTGGACGAAGGAGAGGATGGGGATCCGCTCCCGGGTGTACCCAAGGGGGTCATACCCCAGCACATGGGCCACGTTGGGGGAGGCATAGCGCATGTACCCTTCCGCATCAAGGATGTAGATGAGTTCGCGGCTGTTTTCCACCAGGGCCCTGAAGCGCTTCTCTGAGGCCTCCAGGGCCTTCCGCCTCTGCGTTTCCGTGTACTCCTGGGCCTTGGCCAGGAGGTAGACCAGGAGGATGGAGAGAACGGCGAAGATGCTTTCCTTGATGGAGTGCTGCCGGGTCAGCGTGGCGAGGTCCTGGGCTGTGAGGTGCAAGAATCGGTCGCCCACGAGGATCCAGAGGAGGGCGAAGAGGCTAAAGATGAAAACAACCCTGGATGGGCTGATCTTCATTCCGCCCCATTATAAGCGGTCAGGCCTACCGAGAAGGTAGCCCTGCCCCAGGGG
This sequence is a window from Thermus antranikianii DSM 12462. Protein-coding genes within it:
- a CDS encoding protoglobin domain-containing protein is translated as MKQVSSRPEEALVLDLPPLPEEVFADLLAFGGLGEEEKRAMRLDAERLLEEAASFVAGVYDHLSRHPGTARALGWEGRVPEEELYTRRAFFSAWLARTIGVDTSAEFAREVYRAGLWHGGLGPKGALIPPEYVGLSFAQVGRYVAERVRDVRPWLVYLSAQEEVMRKGFDAALALREGKVAVRFQALGLAHPALPRPLALRAGSVEEALFKAFAVNPALRDLALEVLAAEEEVGLWLEPKTLWRLRPRWTVLLNGRDVRYLEGLATPLREGDLLTLLPPGR
- a CDS encoding metal-sulfur cluster assembly factor, which produces MNPLEEQAWNLLRTVYDPELGLDVVNLGLVYELKVEPPRAYVRMTLTTPGCPLHDSMGEAVRQALSRIPGVEAVEVELTFDPPWTPARLSEEARRLLGWI
- a CDS encoding PAS domain S-box protein, translating into MKISPSRVVFIFSLFALLWILVGDRFLHLTAQDLATLTRQHSIKESIFAVLSILLVYLLAKAQEYTETQRRKALEASEKRFRALVENSRELIYILDAEGYMRYASPNVAHVLGYDPLGYTRERIPILSFVHPEDRLYAEAALEDLVRHPGTTQEYSLRILDHQGGVRYVRVWGRNLLNDPAVQGIVLNIRDETEEVRLKKDLEAQYHLFRDLLETLPGVPWQILVTPGEDPLRAPILYLGPQAARSGYGLEALLRDPGLYLKHVHPEDLDLLAEAFHRAIAQPGTVQEVTFRFFLDPNDPSQWRWLKHSLYYDEEARHLTGYTQDVTEEKARERALRESEALFRTLAETAPALILMWQEERLTFANEEAVRLTGYTREELASRPIWEFVHPADRNLVRERGLARLRGENPPSRYTFRILTKEGEVRWLDYSAARVEIGGKPAIMGVGLDITEAKERELALEAFAQVSVALRQSEDLKEMMEAALEATLKSLEAPVGSILLYDADTCRLEEAASRGWLKEIPTPDTLAEEGLVARAFRGEVVVSQDLKHDPRVHPGVQPLVPEGWSGVVAPLLAGKESVGALTVAWPHPRTPTPAEVERVLLLAEAIGNAVRRASLRRKLARRVEQLEALRAVDQAIAASLDLDPTLEVFFNQVMRLPLDAAALFLYNPREKTLELRGLRGFYTPMKGVPHRLLLGQGHIGQAALSGETVFVPDLTQDPGADAQFTLREGLVAEKAYPLFAKGRLLGVLAVFTRRPWDLSPEEEEFLEALIGQGAVALDNALTFQELLKSQRELEAAYDLTLWGWAKAVELRDQETAGHTERVTELTLRLARALGVPEEDLEHIRRGAILHDVGKIGIPDSILLKPGPLTEEEWAVMKKHPVYAYEWLSGIPFLKKALEIPYCHHERWDGSGYPRGLKGLEIPLSARIFAVVDVYDALTSDRPYRKAWPREKALAYIQEQAGKQFDPEVVEAFLRLVAGEEPPLP